Proteins co-encoded in one Helicoverpa zea isolate HzStark_Cry1AcR chromosome 18, ilHelZeax1.1, whole genome shotgun sequence genomic window:
- the LOC124638813 gene encoding uncharacterized protein LOC124638813, translating into MDGEVIETGAGLPGASSLSVRRKRLRSPRVTPAQIDALLSILEARPYLHTRKFTGLQGRENFETGWREVAEELNNLPNGSRKTPEQWMTVWRDLKSRACSKAAKLKKEQKRTGNRGVSTAPLTEAESRIISIVGADYSFGTDCPDAMPEEDLLQHEMEAGVVISEVLTLPHSQARDFVELLPTETTINDSRATAGSSPPPIQEQVQDAPQSPVLQMTVRGRRTETVASSTPPLRQRPRRKRNLNPRQSVSEQYSAARREFLAVAEANAATMKMLATAAQAQADAAKMQAEAAKVQAEATLQLVKVGNKIADAINNYINKNNK; encoded by the exons ATGGACGGTGAAGTCATTGAAACAGGCGCAGGCCTGCCGGGTGCCAGCAGCTTGAGCGTCAG GCGTAAGCGTCTGCGTAGCCCTCGTGTTACACCCGCTCAAATTGATGCACTACTATCAATATTAGAAGCGCGTCCATATTTGCACACGCGGAAATTTACCGGCTTGCAGGGCCGGGAAAATTTCGAAACGGGCTGGAGGGAGGTTGCCGAGGAGCTCAATAATCTCCCTAACGGGTCTAGAAAGACACCAGAGCAGTGGATGACG GTTTGGAGAGACTTAAAAAGCCGCGCTTGCAGtaaggcggcaaaattaaaaaaagaacaaaaacgtaCCGGCAACCGAGGCGTCAGCACTGCTCCCCTGACCGAGGCCGAGAGCCGGATAATTTCAATAGTTGGGGCAGATTATTCCTTTGGGACAGACTGCCCAGACGCTATGCCAGAGGAAGAT ttATTACAACATGAGATGGAGGCTGGGGTGGTAATCTCTGAGGTTCTCACCTTACCTCATTCTCagg ctaGAGATTTTGTGGAATTGTTACCGACTGAAACAA caatCAATGACAGCAGAGCAACGGCTGGTTCTTCACCACCACCCATCCAAGAACAAGTGCAAGATGCCCCTCAGTCGCCAGTACTACAAATGA CAGTACGTGGCAGAAGGACAGAAACTGTTGCATCATCAACACCACCACTGCGACAGAGACCCAGAAGAAAGAGGA ATCTGAATCCTCGCCAAAGTGTTTCTGAGCAATATAGTGCAGCTCGACGAGAATTTCTAGCAGTTGCAGAAGCAAATGCTGCTACAATGAAG ATGCTGGCAACTGCTGCTCAAGCGCAAGCAGATGCTGCCAAGATGCAGGCTGAGGCAGCCAAGGTACAAGCCGAGGCGACGCTGCAATTGGTAAAAGTCGGAAACAAAATAGCTGacgcaataaataattacataaataaaaataataaatga
- the LOC124638812 gene encoding putative nuclease HARBI1 yields MASEYLAWDLVVLEHRRDVLMGRQIARNKRNDENPLDLEDGQFLQMYRISKEMFHRLLSELRPSLQRRRPYGLSVESQILTALRFYACGCYQQPVGLQWGCSMSQKSVSRVIRAVTSAINEKLLRKYIKFPMTQGERHAAKQKFRNAPQPFPGVIGAIDCTHIKILAPKTNEESYVSGHHEGHSLNVQAVCDPDLIILNINARWPGARHDAHIWANSPVRSTMKRHFENGDRRAWLLGDDGYPLEPWLMTPIKHQQPGTPEYKYTEAHCSARNIIERCFGVLKSVFRCLSHQRQLMYEPYMAGLIINACAVLHNMRITYKLPEPESTTSMQLVDNSRFHDDMLEVTGSGRAVAERIRRRLINTSFT; encoded by the exons atggcttCTGAATATTTAGCATGGGACTTAGTTGTGCTCGAGCACAGACGCGATGTGCTTATGGGTCGACAAATAGCACGAAACAAGCGAAACGATGAAAATCCCTTGGATTTGGAGGATGGCCAATTTCTTCAAATGTATAGAATTTCAAAGGAAATGTTTCACAGGCTACTAAGTGAACTGCGTCCATCTCTCCAAAGACGACGGCCTTACGGACTTTCTGTGGAGTCCCAA ATACTGACGGCACTCCGATTTTACGCATGTGGGTGCTACCAACAACCTGTTGGCTTGCAGTGGGGTTGTAGCATGAGCCAAAAATCTGTTAGCCGAGTCATCCGGGCTGTAACTTCggcaataaatgaaaaacttttaagaaaatatattaaatttccAATGACTCAAGGAGAACGCCATGCGGCAAAACAGAAATTTAGAAATGCCCCACAGCCATTCCCAGGGGTAATTGGAGCCATTGATTGCACCCATATAAAAATTTTAGCTCCTAAGACCAATGAGGAGTCTTATGTGAGTGGTCACCATGAGGGCCATTCATTAAATGTGCAAGCT GTGTGTGACCCtgatcttattattttaaatattaatgctcGATGGCCAGGAGCGAGACATGATGCTCACATATGGGCAAATTCACCGGTGCGCTCAACAATGAAGCGACATTTTGAAAATGGGGACCGCCGTGCTTGGCTGCttg gtGATGATGGATATCCTCTGGAACCGTGGTTAATGACTCCCATAAAACATCAACAGCCTGGCACACCGGAATATAAATATACCGAAGCACACTGCTCAGCTAGGAACATCATAGAAAGATGCTTCGGTGTGCTAAAATCTGTGTTTAGATGTCTATCACACCAACGCCAGTTAATGTACGAACCCTATATGGCTGGCCTAATAATTAACGCATGTGCAGTGCTCCACAATATGCGGATAACATATAAATTACCGGAACCAGAGTCCACCACATCCATGCAGCTGGTGGATAATAGTAGATTCCATGATGATATGTTAGAAGTTACAG gTTCTGGGCGAGCTGTTGCAGAGCGCATAAGAAGAAGGCTAATTAACACTAgtttcacataa